A genomic stretch from Coleofasciculus sp. FACHB-1120 includes:
- a CDS encoding DUF72 domain-containing protein: MSFLLGCAVWGYKGWIGDLFPSGSRSKDFLRLYSQRFTTVEGNTTFYAVPDADTVARWAQETPAGFKFCLKLPRNVTHNGLLQPSIPEALKFLEQMQGLGVSAASPEESRLGPIFAQLPPNYPPAYLDDLTAFLEAWPRHEAPLALEVRHPDWFKEPHSNHLTALLQQLGVGRVLLDTRPVYTASAKPQEYPESRKPNVPVQPIVTASFSLIRFISHPEQSVNQPFMEEWVSLLDGWLRQGTKIYFFVHCPLEERSPGNARHFQQLLEQHNAPVPPLPWNAIELPPTQLSLF, encoded by the coding sequence ATGAGCTTTCTTCTGGGATGTGCAGTTTGGGGTTATAAAGGCTGGATAGGCGACCTTTTTCCATCTGGAAGCCGTTCCAAAGATTTTCTGCGCCTATACAGTCAGCGTTTCACAACCGTTGAAGGCAATACGACTTTCTACGCCGTACCAGACGCAGATACCGTAGCGCGTTGGGCACAAGAAACACCAGCAGGTTTTAAATTTTGCCTCAAGTTGCCTCGGAATGTGACACACAATGGCTTGCTACAACCGTCGATTCCAGAGGCATTAAAGTTTTTAGAACAGATGCAAGGTTTAGGCGTTAGCGCAGCATCTCCAGAGGAGAGTCGTCTTGGCCCCATTTTTGCCCAATTGCCTCCCAACTATCCCCCGGCATATTTGGATGACTTAACCGCTTTTTTGGAGGCATGGCCTCGCCATGAAGCACCTTTAGCGCTGGAAGTTCGTCATCCCGACTGGTTCAAAGAACCCCACAGCAACCATCTGACGGCGCTTTTGCAGCAGTTGGGTGTGGGACGGGTACTGTTGGATACTCGCCCTGTTTACACGGCATCGGCAAAGCCTCAAGAGTATCCAGAATCGCGAAAACCCAACGTGCCTGTGCAACCAATTGTCACGGCTTCCTTTAGCTTAATCCGGTTTATCAGCCATCCAGAGCAGTCGGTGAATCAGCCTTTTATGGAAGAGTGGGTGAGTTTGCTAGATGGGTGGTTGCGTCAGGGGACAAAGATTTACTTCTTCGTCCATTGTCCTTTAGAAGAGCGATCGCCTGGAAATGCCCGTCATTTTCAGCAGTTGCTAGAACAACATAACGCACCCGTTCCACCCCTTCCCTGGAATGCGATTGAGTTGCCACCTACCCAGCTAAGTCTGTTTTGA
- a CDS encoding DUF393 domain-containing protein, protein MSSSKTPFPESLEASTPPQSSSPSWQIELLYDGECPLCVREVNFLKKRDAGRGLVAFVDIAGDRYTPEVHGGVDFETAMGRIHAVLPDGTVVKNVEVFRRVYEILGMGWIYAATKLPIIGSIVDTLYEIWADWRLALTGRPDLATIVSDRQKRIECETQGRCRLNDDNQP, encoded by the coding sequence ATGTCCTCTTCTAAGACTCCGTTCCCCGAATCGCTTGAAGCTTCTACCCCGCCTCAGTCTTCTTCACCATCATGGCAAATTGAGCTGCTGTATGACGGTGAATGTCCTTTATGTGTGCGAGAAGTCAATTTTTTGAAGAAACGGGATGCCGGTCGAGGTTTGGTGGCGTTTGTGGACATCGCAGGCGATCGCTATACCCCGGAAGTGCATGGCGGTGTTGACTTTGAAACGGCGATGGGGCGAATTCATGCGGTGCTTCCCGATGGGACTGTCGTCAAGAATGTAGAAGTCTTCCGCCGCGTCTATGAAATCTTGGGGATGGGGTGGATCTATGCAGCTACCAAATTGCCGATTATCGGTTCTATCGTGGATACGCTGTATGAAATTTGGGCTGATTGGCGACTTGCCCTCACTGGACGACCCGATTTAGCCACGATTGTTAGCGATCGCCAAAAGCGCATCGAGTGCGAGACGCAGGGGCGCTGTCGGCTAAATGATGATAATCAACCTTAG
- a CDS encoding type II toxin-antitoxin system HicB family antitoxin, which yields MRYAIVIEKLESNYSVYVPDLPGCVATGATLEEMEQQIKEAIAFHLDGLREEGLPIPEPTPLCEYVVCEAW from the coding sequence ATGCGCTATGCGATTGTGATTGAAAAGCTAGAGAGCAACTATTCAGTTTATGTTCCAGATTTACCGGGATGTGTGGCGACAGGTGCAACTCTTGAAGAGATGGAACAGCAGATAAAAGAAGCGATCGCGTTTCATTTGGATGGTTTGCGAGAAGAGGGTTTACCTATTCCCGAACCAACTCCTCTATGTGAGTATGTTGTTTGCGAAGCATGGTGA
- a CDS encoding NAD(P)H-quinone oxidoreductase subunit 4, with amino-acid sequence MIEDQFPWLSAIVLFPLIAALLIPFLPHKDGKRVRWYALGVAIADFALMCYVFWKHYDPSSATFQLVEKYAWVPQLGLNWSVSVDGVSAPLVLLAGLVTTLSIFAAWQVNLKPHLFYFLMLVLYSAQVGVFVAQDVLLLFIMWEVELIPVYLLVSIWGGQKRQYAAMKFLLYTAAASIFILVAGLAMAFYGDNLTFDIVELGLKDYPLALELLLYAGLLVAFGVKLAVFPLHTWLPDAHGEASSPVSMVLAGVLLKMGGYGLIRLNLGLLSDAHVYFAPVLAILGVVNIIYGAFNSFAQTNMKRRLAYSSVSHMGFVLLGIASFTDLGINGAMLQMISHGLIASLLFFLAGVTYDRTHTMSMKEMGGIAQAMPTVFALFTMGVMASVALPGMSGFASELSVFIGVTTSDIYSSTFRTVTVFLAAVGVILTPIYLLSMLRQVFYNSGEVPTCDIAPTCDITDADLQNQGNQEPVCFGTNCSLPIDAAFIDARPREVFIAACFLVLIIGLGVYPNMGMQMYDVKTVAVNAQVRQSYTQIAAVNPQIYAGGFLVPKVAESEVTPVLGMVERYSR; translated from the coding sequence ATGATTGAGGATCAATTTCCTTGGCTTAGCGCGATTGTCCTGTTCCCACTCATTGCTGCACTGCTGATCCCTTTTCTGCCTCATAAAGACGGCAAGCGAGTGCGCTGGTATGCACTCGGAGTAGCGATCGCAGACTTTGCATTGATGTGCTATGTCTTTTGGAAGCATTACGATCCCAGCAGCGCTACTTTTCAACTCGTCGAGAAATATGCCTGGGTGCCTCAGTTAGGCTTGAACTGGTCAGTTTCCGTCGATGGAGTTTCAGCCCCGCTGGTGCTTCTGGCAGGCTTAGTAACGACACTCTCAATATTTGCAGCGTGGCAAGTTAATCTCAAACCCCACCTATTTTATTTCCTGATGCTGGTGCTGTACTCCGCACAGGTAGGGGTATTTGTCGCCCAAGACGTGCTGCTGCTGTTCATTATGTGGGAAGTAGAACTTATTCCCGTCTACCTACTCGTCTCGATTTGGGGTGGACAGAAGCGTCAGTACGCCGCGATGAAGTTCTTACTCTATACCGCCGCCGCTTCTATCTTTATTTTGGTGGCTGGTCTGGCGATGGCATTCTACGGCGACAATCTAACCTTCGATATAGTCGAACTCGGCTTGAAGGATTACCCGCTTGCTTTAGAACTGCTGCTTTATGCAGGATTGCTCGTTGCCTTTGGTGTCAAACTAGCGGTTTTCCCCTTGCACACCTGGCTACCAGATGCACACGGTGAGGCATCCTCTCCCGTATCAATGGTATTGGCGGGTGTACTGCTGAAGATGGGCGGATATGGTTTGATTCGCCTCAACTTAGGGCTTCTTTCGGATGCACACGTCTACTTTGCACCCGTTCTAGCGATTTTGGGCGTTGTCAATATTATCTACGGTGCGTTTAACTCCTTTGCCCAGACGAATATGAAGCGTCGCCTCGCTTATTCGTCGGTTTCTCATATGGGATTTGTTCTATTGGGGATTGCGTCCTTCACCGACTTGGGAATCAACGGCGCAATGCTGCAAATGATTTCTCACGGTTTGATTGCCTCATTACTATTCTTTTTAGCTGGAGTGACTTACGACCGCACTCACACGATGTCCATGAAAGAAATGGGCGGAATTGCTCAGGCAATGCCTACTGTGTTTGCCCTGTTTACAATGGGTGTCATGGCATCAGTGGCGCTGCCGGGAATGAGCGGCTTTGCTAGCGAACTGTCGGTTTTCATCGGTGTAACGACAAGTGATATCTACAGCTCAACTTTCCGCACCGTGACCGTCTTTCTAGCCGCCGTGGGTGTCATTCTGACCCCGATTTATCTGCTTTCGATGCTGCGACAGGTATTTTACAACTCTGGTGAAGTCCCTACCTGCGACATTGCACCTACCTGCGACATTACGGATGCAGATTTGCAGAATCAGGGAAATCAGGAGCCGGTTTGTTTTGGTACAAACTGTAGCTTGCCGATAGATGCAGCATTTATCGATGCCAGACCTCGTGAAGTGTTTATTGCGGCTTGCTTTCTGGTGCTGATTATCGGTCTTGGCGTATACCCAAATATGGGTATGCAAATGTACGATGTCAAAACTGTTGCAGTGAATGCTCAGGTTCGCCAATCTTATACCCAAATCGCAGCCGTGAATCCCCAGATTTATGCAGGAGGATTTTTAGTTCCGAAGGTTGCTGAGTCGGAAGTAACGCCCGTTTTGGGAATGGTAGAGCGTTATTCCAGGTAA
- a CDS encoding DNA recombination-mediator protein A, whose translation MSQSIDIPKLDALAQELATIQQTGSKRIALLGSRHVPITHQNLIEMMSYALVLTGNRLITSGATGTNLAAIRGAMRADSSLLTVILPQSLERQPRESREQLEQVMHLVENPENDNLSLAEASALCNQEIVSRCQQLICFAFHDSHTLLKTCQDAEEQRKVVTLFYFD comes from the coding sequence TTGAGCCAATCCATTGACATTCCTAAGCTTGATGCCTTAGCGCAAGAACTGGCGACTATCCAGCAAACAGGTTCCAAACGGATTGCCCTGCTGGGGTCGCGTCACGTTCCCATCACCCATCAAAATCTCATTGAGATGATGAGCTATGCCTTGGTTTTAACCGGGAACCGGCTCATCACCTCTGGTGCCACCGGAACCAATTTAGCCGCCATCCGAGGGGCGATGCGAGCCGATTCTAGCCTGCTGACTGTGATTTTGCCCCAAAGCTTAGAGCGTCAGCCACGGGAATCGCGGGAGCAGCTAGAACAGGTGATGCATTTGGTAGAAAATCCCGAAAACGACAATTTATCGTTGGCTGAGGCCAGCGCTCTCTGCAACCAGGAGATAGTCTCTCGGTGTCAGCAGCTAATCTGTTTTGCGTTTCACGACAGCCACACCCTGCTCAAAACTTGTCAGGATGCGGAAGAACAACGCAAAGTGGTGACTCTGTTCTACTTTGATTAA
- a CDS encoding MAPEG family protein, whose protein sequence is MIPVPAILLDCIAAAAVLIYIPFLVVGYARGTVGYDAAAPRAMFEKLPPYGQRATWAHQNSFEAFMIFAAAALMAYVTGVDSPLAAIAAIAFVVARSLYSVFYILNVPIARSLMFGIGTLSNGTLFALSLLSANSN, encoded by the coding sequence ATGATTCCAGTACCTGCTATTCTGCTTGACTGCATTGCCGCAGCCGCTGTTCTGATTTATATCCCCTTTTTGGTAGTGGGTTACGCCCGTGGGACTGTGGGGTATGACGCGGCGGCTCCCCGTGCCATGTTTGAGAAGCTGCCTCCCTACGGACAACGAGCCACTTGGGCGCACCAAAACTCGTTTGAAGCATTTATGATATTTGCGGCGGCAGCCCTGATGGCTTATGTGACAGGTGTAGATTCGCCCTTGGCAGCGATCGCAGCGATCGCCTTCGTTGTTGCCCGGTCATTATACTCCGTTTTTTATATTCTCAATGTCCCAATCGCGCGATCGCTGATGTTCGGCATCGGTACCCTGAGCAACGGCACCTTATTTGCCCTCAGCCTCCTCTCTGCCAATAGCAATTAG
- a CDS encoding YajQ family cyclic di-GMP-binding protein: MASTYSFDIVSDFDRQELVNAVDQTEREIKSRFDLKDTKTTLELGDEAITISTDSEFTLDAVHTVLQIKSAKRNLSLKIFDYGKPESAGGNRIRQEIKLRKGISQEIAKQITKIIRDEIKKVQASIQGDAVRVSAKSKDDLQLVIQRLKQEDFPVSLQFNNYR, encoded by the coding sequence ATGGCTTCTACATACTCTTTTGATATTGTCAGCGATTTTGACCGGCAAGAATTGGTCAATGCCGTAGACCAAACCGAGCGGGAAATAAAAAGCCGCTTTGACCTCAAAGACACTAAAACTACCCTCGAATTAGGTGATGAGGCTATTACAATTAGCACGGATAGCGAATTTACCTTAGATGCTGTTCATACCGTCCTGCAAATTAAATCCGCTAAGCGCAACCTTAGCTTGAAAATTTTTGATTATGGCAAGCCTGAATCAGCTGGCGGTAATCGCATTCGTCAGGAAATCAAACTGCGTAAAGGCATTAGCCAGGAAATCGCTAAACAAATCACCAAAATAATTCGGGACGAAATTAAAAAAGTGCAGGCCTCAATTCAAGGTGATGCTGTGCGAGTTTCTGCTAAATCTAAAGATGACTTGCAGCTGGTAATTCAACGCTTGAAGCAGGAAGATTTTCCGGTTTCCTTGCAATTTAATAACTATCGCTAG
- a CDS encoding paraslipin → MKLFLAALGAVIISFVLGYSVKIIRQSNEALVERLGRYHRTLKPGIHFILPWLDTIVYQNTTREQILEIERQPAITKDSVVLEVDAIVYWRILNLERTYYTIENIETTLKNLVISILRSEIGRIKLEQAVHSRSEIAQTLLQQLNEAVTDWGIKITRVQ, encoded by the coding sequence ATGAAGTTATTCCTTGCTGCCCTCGGCGCGGTCATCATTAGTTTCGTGCTGGGATATTCTGTAAAAATTATTCGTCAAAGTAATGAAGCCTTAGTAGAGCGTTTGGGTCGATACCATCGAACGCTGAAACCAGGTATCCACTTTATCTTGCCTTGGTTGGATACGATTGTCTACCAGAATACAACCCGCGAACAGATTTTGGAAATCGAGCGCCAGCCAGCAATCACAAAAGATAGTGTGGTGCTGGAAGTCGATGCAATTGTGTATTGGCGCATCCTAAATTTAGAACGCACTTATTACACCATTGAAAATATTGAGACAACTTTAAAAAACTTAGTTATCTCTATCCTGCGCTCTGAAATTGGTCGAATCAAGCTAGAGCAAGCGGTTCATTCTAGAAGCGAAATTGCTCAGACTTTATTGCAGCAATTAAATGAGGCGGTTACTGATTGGGGTATCAAGATTACCCGTGTCCAATAG
- a CDS encoding DUF202 domain-containing protein, giving the protein MDKQPKIDRQREHQANERTFLAWLRTSISLIGFGFALARFGLFLQQLQAAVTGQNTTSHSFISSQSLGISLVIAGIVLIAFAAWRYNQVFWQIERSDYQANRLYVWIIAGLVMILGVLSIPVLLWRQIPVPQTPSSSKSGKVYRQLKQPAASRAQTVNHQKKHQNFQRKRFPLALFSLVASKK; this is encoded by the coding sequence ATGGATAAACAACCAAAAATCGACCGCCAGCGAGAGCATCAAGCCAATGAGCGGACATTTCTAGCTTGGTTGCGTACCTCGATTTCACTGATTGGATTTGGGTTTGCTTTAGCTCGTTTTGGTTTATTCCTACAGCAACTGCAAGCCGCCGTCACAGGTCAGAATACCACTTCTCACTCGTTCATCAGTTCCCAGAGCCTTGGCATCAGTCTAGTGATTGCTGGCATTGTCCTAATTGCCTTTGCGGCATGGCGTTACAACCAGGTTTTTTGGCAAATTGAGCGCAGCGATTATCAGGCAAATCGTCTGTATGTCTGGATAATTGCTGGACTCGTGATGATTCTAGGCGTCCTCAGTATTCCTGTCCTTCTCTGGCGACAGATACCCGTTCCTCAGACTCCCTCTTCTAGCAAAAGCGGTAAAGTTTATCGCCAGCTTAAGCAGCCTGCCGCCTCTCGCGCACAAACTGTAAACCATCAAAAAAAGCATCAAAATTTTCAGAGAAAGCGCTTTCCTCTAGCGCTTTTCTCTTTGGTTGCATCAAAAAAGTGA
- a CDS encoding response regulator, whose amino-acid sequence MSRVLVVDDVPTELEMICRILQEAGMEVVRASDGEEAIARIQEKPPDLVILDVVMPRMNGFEVVRELRENEETKHLPVVFCTQKNTEIDKAWGIELGADAYVSKPLEAKQFINLVRRLL is encoded by the coding sequence ATGTCGAGAGTATTAGTCGTTGATGATGTGCCGACTGAACTAGAGATGATTTGCCGAATTTTACAAGAGGCGGGGATGGAAGTAGTAAGAGCGAGTGATGGAGAGGAAGCGATCGCTCGCATCCAGGAGAAGCCACCCGATCTCGTGATATTAGATGTGGTCATGCCACGGATGAACGGATTTGAAGTGGTCCGGGAGTTACGAGAGAACGAAGAAACCAAACACTTACCTGTCGTGTTTTGTACTCAAAAAAATACAGAGATTGACAAAGCTTGGGGAATCGAGCTGGGAGCCGATGCTTATGTAAGCAAGCCACTTGAGGCGAAACAGTTTATTAACCTAGTGCGCCGCCTCCTCTAA
- a CDS encoding chemotaxis protein CheW, whose translation MTRQFVLFGQDKSLFAVELTAVREVLVLGDQTITAVPNTLPFLLGLTNLRGEILAVADFGRFMGADPVESHEARSRILVVEAPDPRDINLPSMRMGLAVSHVEGVLSLDPDQIVSAAEVSEELAPFLRGLYDCQGRLLMIVDVEAIAHSDRW comes from the coding sequence ATGACTCGCCAATTCGTTCTCTTTGGTCAAGACAAGAGCCTATTTGCAGTCGAACTAACGGCAGTCAGAGAAGTGCTGGTTTTGGGCGATCAAACCATTACCGCCGTTCCGAATACGCTTCCCTTTTTATTGGGTTTAACCAATCTGCGAGGGGAAATTCTGGCAGTGGCAGATTTTGGTCGGTTCATGGGTGCCGACCCGGTGGAAAGTCACGAAGCTCGGAGTCGGATTTTAGTCGTAGAAGCGCCCGACCCTCGCGATATCAATCTCCCGTCGATGCGGATGGGATTAGCAGTTTCTCATGTCGAAGGTGTGCTATCTCTCGATCCCGATCAAATTGTCTCAGCAGCAGAGGTGAGTGAGGAACTGGCTCCTTTTTTGCGAGGCTTATATGACTGTCAGGGACGCTTACTGATGATTGTGGATGTAGAAGCGATCGCGCATTCGGATCGCTGGTAA